A window from Dromaius novaehollandiae isolate bDroNov1 chromosome 1, bDroNov1.hap1, whole genome shotgun sequence encodes these proteins:
- the LOC112990573 gene encoding filamin A-interacting protein 1-like — MRSRSNSTESPTRPKLCQQRLKDHHKEEAGYSARGNVQRRQKEQDDVAQTSTILSSPKAEKKHRGSFKKTEDLSRDDLLFLLSVLEGELQAQDEVIGILKAEKIDLALLEAQYGFVTPKKVLEALQRDAIQTKAVQWQEDIYEKPMGELDKVVEKQKETHRRMLEQLLMAEKSHRQTLYELEEEKRKHAEYMERSDEFTNLLEQERKR, encoded by the exons ATGCGCTCCAGAAGTAACAGCACAGAAAGCCCAACCAGACCCAAGCTGTGCCAACAAAGGCTAAAAGACCACCATAAAGAAGAAGCCGGTTACAGTGCGAGAGGAAATGTGCAAAGAAGGCAGAAGGAGCAGGATGATGTAGCCCAAACCAGCACTATCCTAAGCAGCCCTAAGgcagagaaaaaacacagagGTTCCTTCAAGAAAACAGAGGATCTCTCTCGGGATGACCTGCTATTTCTTCTTAGTGTCCTAGAGGGTGAATTACAG GCTCAAGATGAAGTGATAGGAATCCTTAAGGCTGAAAAAATTGACCTGGCTTTGCTTGAAGCGCAATATGGCTTTGTTACTCCCAAGAAGGTGTTGGAGGCCCTCCAGCGAGATGCTATTCAAACAAAGGCTGTACAATGGCAAGAAGATATCTACGAGAAGCCTATGGGAGAG cTTGATAAAGTTgtagagaaacagaaagaaacccACAGACGAATGCTTGAGCAACTTCTAATGGCAGAAAAATCACACAGACAGACTCTGTATGAgctagaggaagagaagaggaagcacGCTGAATACATGGAAAGAAGTGATGAGTTTACAAACTTACTGGAACAAGAACGCAAAAGGTAA